Proteins co-encoded in one Pongo pygmaeus isolate AG05252 chromosome 23, NHGRI_mPonPyg2-v2.0_pri, whole genome shotgun sequence genomic window:
- the HIC2 gene encoding hypermethylated in cancer 2 protein isoform X1, translating to MVSGPLALRWCAWAGRGDMGPDMELPSHSKQLLLQLNQQRTKGFLCDVIIMVENSIFRAHKNVLAASSIYFKSLVLHDNLINLDTDMVSSTVFQQILDFIYTGKLLPSDQPAEPNFSTLLTAASYLQLPELAALCRRKLKRAGKPFGSGRAGSAGMGRPPRSQRLSTASVIQARYQGLVDGRKGAHAPQELPQTKGSDDELFLGGPNQDSGQGLGRAVCPAGGEAGLGGCSSSTNGSSGGCDQELGLDLSKKSPPLPPATPGPHLTPDDPAQLSDSQHGSPPAASAPPVANSASYSELGGTPDEPMDLEGAEDNHLSLLEAPGGQPRKSLRHSTRKKEWGKKEPVAGSPFERREAGPKGPCPGEEGEGVGDRVPNGILAGGAGPSGPYGEPPYPCKEEEENGKDASEDSAQSGSEGGSGHASAHYMYRQEGYETVSYGDNLYVCIPCAKGFPSSEQLNAHVETHTEEELFIKEEGAYETGSGGAEEEAEDLSAPSAAYTAEPRPFKCSVCEKTYKDPATLRQHEKTHWLTRPFPCNICGKMFTQRGTMTRHMRSHLGLKPFACDECGMRFTRQYRLTEHMRVHSGEKPYECQLCGGKFTQQRNLISHLRMHTSPS from the coding sequence GTGGTGCGCGTGGGCAGGGCGCGGGGACATGGGGCCCGACATGGAGCTGCCCAGCCACTCGAAGCAGCTCCTGCTGCAGCTGAACCAGCAGAGGACCAAGGGCTTCCTGTGTGACGTCATCATCATGGTGGAGAACTCCATCTTCCGGGCCCACAAGAACGTCCTGGCCGCCAGCAGCATCTACTTCAAGTCCCTGGTCCTGCATGACAACCTCATCAACCTGGACACAGACATGGTCAGCTCCACGGTGTTCCAGCAGATCTTGGACTTCATCTACACAGGCAAGCTGCTGCCCAGCGACCAGCCAGCCGAGCCCAACTTCAGCACCCTCCTCACTGCCGCCAGCTACCTCCAGCTGCCCGAGTTGGCAGCCCTCTGCCGCCGCAAACTCAAGCGAGCCGGGAAGCCCTTTGGCTCTGGGAGGGCGGGGTCCGCTGGCATGGGGCGGCCCCCCCGCAGCCAGCGGCTGTCCACGGCCTCTGTCATCCAAGCTCGGTATCAGGGGCTCGTGGATGGGCGCAAGGGGGCCCATGCCCCCCAGGAGCTCCCCCAGACCAAAGGCTCAGACGATGAACTCTTTCTTGGTGGCCCTAACCAGGATAGCGGGCAAGGTCTGGGCCGGGCCGTCTGCCCAGCTGGCGGGGAGGCGGGCCTGGGGggctgcagcagcagcaccaATGGGAGCAGCGGGGGCTGCGATCAGGAGCTGGGCTTGGACCTGTCCAAGAAAAGCCCACCCTTGCCCCCTGCCACCCCAGGTCCTCACCTCACTCCCGACGACCCAGCCCAGTTGAGCGACAGCCAACATGGCTCGCCCCCTGCGGCCTCTGCCCCTCCCGTTGCCAACAGTGCCTCTTATTCTGAGCTGGGGGGCACCCCCGATGAGCCCATGGATCTGGAGGGGGCCGAGGACAACCACCTGAGCTTGCTGGAGGCGCCTGGCGGGCAGCCTCGGAAGAGCCTCCGGCACTCCACTCGGAAGAAGGAGTGGGGCAAGAAGGAGCCTGTGGCTGGCTCCCCCTTTGAGCGGAGAGAAGCGGGGCCCAAGGGTCCCTGCCCGGGAGAGGAGGGCGAGGGGGTCGGGGACAGGGTTCCCAATGGCATCCTGGCTGGTGGGGCTGGCCCTAGTGGGCCCTATGGGGAGCCCCCCTACCCctgcaaggaggaggaggagaacggCAAGGATGCAAGTGAAGACAGCGCGCAGAGCGGGAGCGAGGGGGGCAGCGGCCACGCCAGCGCCCACTACATGTACCGGCAGGAGGGCTACGAGACAGTGTCCTACGGGGACAACTTGTACGTGTGCATCCCCTGCGCCAAGGGCTTCCCCAGCTCCGAGCAGCTCAATGcgcatgtggagactcacacgGAGGAAGAGCTGTTCATCAAGGAAGAGGGGGCCTACGAGACAGGCAGTGGGGGCGCCGAGGAGGAGGCCGAGGACCTGTCGGCACCCAGTGCGGCCTACACGGCTGAGCCCCGGCCCTTCAAGTGTTCGGTCTGCGAGAAGACCTACAAGGACCCAGCCACGCTGCGGCAGCACGAGAAGACGCACTGGCTGACACGGCCCTTCCCCTGCAACATCTGTGGCAAGATGTTCACGCAGCGTGGCACCATGACGCGTCACATGCGGAGCCACCTGGGCCTGAAGCCCTTCGCCTGCGATGAGTGTGGCATGCGCTTCACCCGTCAGTACCGCCTCACGGAGCACATGCGTGTGCACTCGGGCGAGAAGCCTTATGAGTGCCAGCTGTGCGGGGGCAAGTTCACCCAGCAGCGCAACCTCATCAGCCACCTGCGCATGCACACTTCCCCCTCCTAG
- the HIC2 gene encoding hypermethylated in cancer 2 protein isoform X2, which translates to MGPDMELPSHSKQLLLQLNQQRTKGFLCDVIIMVENSIFRAHKNVLAASSIYFKSLVLHDNLINLDTDMVSSTVFQQILDFIYTGKLLPSDQPAEPNFSTLLTAASYLQLPELAALCRRKLKRAGKPFGSGRAGSAGMGRPPRSQRLSTASVIQARYQGLVDGRKGAHAPQELPQTKGSDDELFLGGPNQDSGQGLGRAVCPAGGEAGLGGCSSSTNGSSGGCDQELGLDLSKKSPPLPPATPGPHLTPDDPAQLSDSQHGSPPAASAPPVANSASYSELGGTPDEPMDLEGAEDNHLSLLEAPGGQPRKSLRHSTRKKEWGKKEPVAGSPFERREAGPKGPCPGEEGEGVGDRVPNGILAGGAGPSGPYGEPPYPCKEEEENGKDASEDSAQSGSEGGSGHASAHYMYRQEGYETVSYGDNLYVCIPCAKGFPSSEQLNAHVETHTEEELFIKEEGAYETGSGGAEEEAEDLSAPSAAYTAEPRPFKCSVCEKTYKDPATLRQHEKTHWLTRPFPCNICGKMFTQRGTMTRHMRSHLGLKPFACDECGMRFTRQYRLTEHMRVHSGEKPYECQLCGGKFTQQRNLISHLRMHTSPS; encoded by the coding sequence ATGGGGCCCGACATGGAGCTGCCCAGCCACTCGAAGCAGCTCCTGCTGCAGCTGAACCAGCAGAGGACCAAGGGCTTCCTGTGTGACGTCATCATCATGGTGGAGAACTCCATCTTCCGGGCCCACAAGAACGTCCTGGCCGCCAGCAGCATCTACTTCAAGTCCCTGGTCCTGCATGACAACCTCATCAACCTGGACACAGACATGGTCAGCTCCACGGTGTTCCAGCAGATCTTGGACTTCATCTACACAGGCAAGCTGCTGCCCAGCGACCAGCCAGCCGAGCCCAACTTCAGCACCCTCCTCACTGCCGCCAGCTACCTCCAGCTGCCCGAGTTGGCAGCCCTCTGCCGCCGCAAACTCAAGCGAGCCGGGAAGCCCTTTGGCTCTGGGAGGGCGGGGTCCGCTGGCATGGGGCGGCCCCCCCGCAGCCAGCGGCTGTCCACGGCCTCTGTCATCCAAGCTCGGTATCAGGGGCTCGTGGATGGGCGCAAGGGGGCCCATGCCCCCCAGGAGCTCCCCCAGACCAAAGGCTCAGACGATGAACTCTTTCTTGGTGGCCCTAACCAGGATAGCGGGCAAGGTCTGGGCCGGGCCGTCTGCCCAGCTGGCGGGGAGGCGGGCCTGGGGggctgcagcagcagcaccaATGGGAGCAGCGGGGGCTGCGATCAGGAGCTGGGCTTGGACCTGTCCAAGAAAAGCCCACCCTTGCCCCCTGCCACCCCAGGTCCTCACCTCACTCCCGACGACCCAGCCCAGTTGAGCGACAGCCAACATGGCTCGCCCCCTGCGGCCTCTGCCCCTCCCGTTGCCAACAGTGCCTCTTATTCTGAGCTGGGGGGCACCCCCGATGAGCCCATGGATCTGGAGGGGGCCGAGGACAACCACCTGAGCTTGCTGGAGGCGCCTGGCGGGCAGCCTCGGAAGAGCCTCCGGCACTCCACTCGGAAGAAGGAGTGGGGCAAGAAGGAGCCTGTGGCTGGCTCCCCCTTTGAGCGGAGAGAAGCGGGGCCCAAGGGTCCCTGCCCGGGAGAGGAGGGCGAGGGGGTCGGGGACAGGGTTCCCAATGGCATCCTGGCTGGTGGGGCTGGCCCTAGTGGGCCCTATGGGGAGCCCCCCTACCCctgcaaggaggaggaggagaacggCAAGGATGCAAGTGAAGACAGCGCGCAGAGCGGGAGCGAGGGGGGCAGCGGCCACGCCAGCGCCCACTACATGTACCGGCAGGAGGGCTACGAGACAGTGTCCTACGGGGACAACTTGTACGTGTGCATCCCCTGCGCCAAGGGCTTCCCCAGCTCCGAGCAGCTCAATGcgcatgtggagactcacacgGAGGAAGAGCTGTTCATCAAGGAAGAGGGGGCCTACGAGACAGGCAGTGGGGGCGCCGAGGAGGAGGCCGAGGACCTGTCGGCACCCAGTGCGGCCTACACGGCTGAGCCCCGGCCCTTCAAGTGTTCGGTCTGCGAGAAGACCTACAAGGACCCAGCCACGCTGCGGCAGCACGAGAAGACGCACTGGCTGACACGGCCCTTCCCCTGCAACATCTGTGGCAAGATGTTCACGCAGCGTGGCACCATGACGCGTCACATGCGGAGCCACCTGGGCCTGAAGCCCTTCGCCTGCGATGAGTGTGGCATGCGCTTCACCCGTCAGTACCGCCTCACGGAGCACATGCGTGTGCACTCGGGCGAGAAGCCTTATGAGTGCCAGCTGTGCGGGGGCAAGTTCACCCAGCAGCGCAACCTCATCAGCCACCTGCGCATGCACACTTCCCCCTCCTAG